TAAAGTGAGGTATCTGGGAAACTAAAGTTAGTTCTTGGAATGTGATATGATTATTACTGTTTATAAAACTAATAGCTTTAAGGTGAAGAAACAAATGACACTACTTTCCTTATTTAAAAATACCGCCAGCAATAATCCGCAGACGATACTGGTTGGTGAAGATAGCTTTTTAAATGACTATCTTTCCCGTTCGTTGATGCATGAAGAGCGCTTTTCTTCCTATGAAAAAGTGATAATAGATTGTGAAACTGATGGTTTGGATAATCTAATTGCCGATATCACGGAATCTAGTTTATTTAGTCAAAAAAAGATGATAATCGTGAAGAATCCTTTTTTCCTGACTGCCAAGGTTCCCAAAAAGTACCAAAAGCAAGTAAATCAATTGCAACAGATTTTTACTAATATGGATCAATTGGATGATGTTCTGGTATTAGTAGCCTCGTATGAGAAATTAGACCGCCGAAAAAAATTAACGAAAACAGTTTTAAAACAGTTTAATGTCATAGAGACAAAAGTTAAGACCTATGAAATTAGTAAAATAACCAAATCATTAATTACGGCCGAAGGTTATCAAATTTCAAAGTCTGCTTTACAGTTGTTGCTTGAACGAAGCGACCAAATTTTAGATACGATTTTAAGCAACTTTAATAAATTGAAAGTTGCTGCGGTCGATCAAAAAATTACTGAAACACTAATTAAGCAGAATGTTGATCTATCTTTTGCCCAGAATGTTTTTGCAATACTTGAAACGGCGTTAAAACATCATTATCGTGAAGCGTTAGATCGGCTAGATAATCAGTTGCGCGAAGGTAGCAGTCCCGTTCAATTATTAGCCGTTTTTGAAAATCAATTAGAATTGATTTTAGTAGCTAAGATTTTGAAAAGTCGGGGTAGGAGTGAGCCAGAAATAGTTCGAGAGCTTGCTGTTCATCCATACCGGATTAAATTGGCGTTAAACAATAATTTGGAAATCACGCAACTGGCTAGTTTACTAAATGAGGCAATAAGGTTAGATTATAATTATAAAAATGGCCAATATCGTGAAGATAATTTTTTAAAGCTATTTATTTTAAGCGTCTAAAAAAGGCAGGGATGATTATCCCTGCCTTTTTAAAATTGATAGTTTAGTCAAATTTATTTAGCTAACTTAGCTAAGCGACTCTTGTCACGGCTAGCCTTGTTTTTATGAATAAGACCTTTTGAAGCAGCCTTGTCCAAAGCACGAGCAGCAGCAACATGTAATTCGGAGGCGTTTTCAGCACCAGCGGCTTGAGCAGTCTTGAACTTCTTAACAGCAGTTCTTAATTCTGACATTTGAGCAGCATTGCGCTTTCTAGCAGCGTCTTGAGTTTTAACACGCTTAATAGCTGATTTGATTTGTGGCATAAAATTCACCTCCATTGACCGTAATTTTACTTAATAGATTATACTGAAGAATAAATGCAGATGCAAGACAAATTATGCTTGCTTTTTAAAAAAATAATCTGTATTATACTATTGTTGTGAACCGTTAACGCTGTTTGCTCGCTCACACCTGACGGTTAACGTTGTTAACGGCAATTTATTTTATTGAAAGGTGAAAATTATGGCAATTTCTAAAGCAGAAAAAGATGAAATTATTAAGCAATTTGCTACTCACGAAGGTGACACTGGTTCAACCGAAGTACAAGTTGCTATCCTAACTAAAGATATTAACAATTTAACTGAACACATGAGACAACACTCTCATGACCACCACTCATACGTTGGTTTGCTCAAGAAGATTGGTCACCGTCGTAATTTACTTCGTTATTTACAAGACAACGATATTAATCGTTACCGTGAATTAATCAAGAAGTTAGGTTTGCGTCGTTAATCGCAAAAATAATTATTAAGAAGTCAGTTCTATAAAAGAACTGGCTTTTTATTTTTGTCATAAATGCATTTTATGCTAGAATAAAAAAAGATACTTTTTACGTTGTGATCACGCTGATCCATAAATTAACAACTGAATAGCAAAAAAAGAGAAGGAAATAAAATGACTGATCAAGTTAAGATAATGATTTTGAGCGGTGTTCGTGAGCAAGGAAAAGACATGTTCGCCGTTCAAGTTAATGACGAAATTTTTGTTCTTGATGCCGGCCTAAAATACCCTGATAGTTCATTATTTGGAATAGATTTGGTAATTCCAGATCTTGATTTTTTTGAACAATATGGTGATCAGGTTGTCGGCATTTTTTTAACCCATGGACACGCAGATTCAATTGGTGCGTTGCCATATATTTTACGCAAATATGATATACCTGTTTTTGGTTCGCAATTAACAATCGAGCTCGCAAAGATTACGGTTAAGCGGGAAAATAAACGGCTGAAAAATAGTCTGTTTCATGTTATTGATGCTGAAACTGAAATCGAGTTTAAAAATGCTAATATTTCATTTTTCCATACAACTCATTCAATTCCAGATTCACTCGGTATTGATGTTCATACGCCAGCTGGCGAGGTTGTATATACCGGCGACTTTAAATTTGATCCATCTGCGACACCGAAATATCGAACAGATTTGGATCGTTTAGCTGAGATTTCACAAAAGAAGGTTTTGGCACTACTCAGTGATTCTTCTAACGCAGAAGCATCATTTCCTAATGTTTCCGAGCAAGAAATTGGCGATTATGTCACTAATGTTTTTCGTAATGCTAAGGGACGCGTCATTGTTGCTGCTAAGGCATCTAATTTAATCAGAATACAAGAAGTTTTAAATGGCGCCCATAAAACTGGTAGACATGTTCTTTTAACAGGACGTGATGTTGCCAAAATAGTTAGAACTGCCATGGACTTAGGGTATCTAAAAGTACCGAAGAATCTCTTAATTCGGGTAAAAGATTTA
This genomic window from Lactobacillus panisapium contains:
- the holA gene encoding DNA polymerase III subunit delta, coding for MTLLSLFKNTASNNPQTILVGEDSFLNDYLSRSLMHEERFSSYEKVIIDCETDGLDNLIADITESSLFSQKKMIIVKNPFFLTAKVPKKYQKQVNQLQQIFTNMDQLDDVLVLVASYEKLDRRKKLTKTVLKQFNVIETKVKTYEISKITKSLITAEGYQISKSALQLLLERSDQILDTILSNFNKLKVAAVDQKITETLIKQNVDLSFAQNVFAILETALKHHYREALDRLDNQLREGSSPVQLLAVFENQLELILVAKILKSRGRSEPEIVRELAVHPYRIKLALNNNLEITQLASLLNEAIRLDYNYKNGQYREDNFLKLFILSV
- the rpsT gene encoding 30S ribosomal protein S20, translated to MPQIKSAIKRVKTQDAARKRNAAQMSELRTAVKKFKTAQAAGAENASELHVAAARALDKAASKGLIHKNKASRDKSRLAKLAK
- the rpsO gene encoding 30S ribosomal protein S15 encodes the protein MAISKAEKDEIIKQFATHEGDTGSTEVQVAILTKDINNLTEHMRQHSHDHHSYVGLLKKIGHRRNLLRYLQDNDINRYRELIKKLGLRR